One part of the Polyangiaceae bacterium genome encodes these proteins:
- a CDS encoding response regulator, whose protein sequence is MSKDTAQHPLVFVADDDPELRQMLSAVLRAAGFQTETFENGKLLQQRALSDATPPDVIVTDIDMPRMDGLTAIAEIRKQYPELPIVVLSAIAEAPRVAPTAEACGASLVVSKPVGLVELRENVEALLARAERPRSPIDSNESTAAC, encoded by the coding sequence ATGTCCAAGGATACAGCACAACACCCGCTCGTGTTCGTCGCTGACGACGACCCAGAACTGCGCCAGATGCTCTCTGCTGTACTACGCGCAGCGGGTTTCCAAACGGAAACTTTTGAAAACGGGAAACTCCTGCAGCAGCGCGCGCTCAGCGATGCGACACCACCCGACGTGATCGTGACGGACATCGATATGCCCCGCATGGACGGCTTGACGGCCATTGCGGAAATCCGCAAGCAGTATCCCGAGCTACCAATCGTCGTGCTGAGCGCCATCGCGGAGGCTCCCCGAGTCGCCCCGACGGCCGAGGCGTGCGGCGCCAGTCTCGTCGTGAGCAAGCCGGTCGGCTTGGTCGAGCTGCGCGAAAACGTCGAGGCGCTGCTTGCGAGGGCAGAGCGACCGCGCTCGCCGATCGATTCGAACGAAAGTACCGCCGCCTGCTAG
- a CDS encoding OmpA family protein — translation MSHRKFIAVAPLALIALGCASDPARKPVAVGPGYTNVVASRDQTPEPEPEPEPLRNTGSLHFSKSVQNLCGISAEADPNFRYDSASLRSQDQPELKQLADCMRDGAMVNYELLLVGHADPRGSEDYNLALGGYRAASVRQFLIEHGVDESRITTSSRGELDADGYSPSTYLEDRRVDLMLPGER, via the coding sequence ATGTCACATCGAAAGTTCATCGCGGTCGCTCCCCTGGCGTTGATCGCTCTGGGTTGTGCGAGCGACCCGGCGCGCAAGCCGGTGGCAGTTGGCCCCGGGTATACCAACGTTGTCGCTTCCCGCGACCAGACCCCAGAGCCTGAGCCTGAGCCTGAACCTCTGCGCAACACGGGTTCCCTGCACTTCTCCAAGAGCGTGCAAAACTTGTGCGGGATCTCCGCGGAAGCCGACCCGAACTTCCGCTACGACTCGGCAAGCCTGAGATCTCAGGATCAGCCCGAGCTCAAGCAGCTCGCAGACTGCATGCGCGATGGCGCAATGGTCAACTACGAGCTACTGCTCGTGGGGCATGCTGATCCGCGCGGTAGCGAGGACTACAATCTCGCGCTCGGTGGCTATCGCGCTGCCAGTGTTCGCCAGTTCCTGATCGAGCACGGTGTGGATGAATCACGGATCACCACCTCCTCGCGCGGCGAGTTGGACGCAGATGGCTACTCGCCCTCGACCTATCTAGAAGACCGCCGAGTGGACCTCATGCTACCTGGAGAGCGGTAG
- a CDS encoding CsbD family protein — MNMEHLKGNWKQLKGKVRSQWGKLTDDDVEQIAGKKDELVGRLQARYGTARDEAEREVDSWLSKL, encoded by the coding sequence ATGAACATGGAACATCTCAAGGGCAACTGGAAGCAACTCAAGGGCAAGGTGCGCAGCCAGTGGGGCAAGCTCACTGACGACGACGTCGAACAGATCGCCGGAAAGAAGGACGAGCTCGTAGGTCGCCTCCAGGCTCGCTACGGCACTGCGCGCGACGAGGCGGAGCGTGAGGTCGACAGCTGGCTGAGTAAGCTCTGA